A section of the Spirosoma pollinicola genome encodes:
- a CDS encoding NADH-quinone oxidoreductase subunit 5 family protein: MLADAPQLLTVLMASVLGLPFAGFLILTGATRRTAGSIAILLTGVGLALSVFLAIAFPEQPIVVQAVWATLSGASFGFSLRLDALAALMLVLVHFVALLVQIYSLSYLHDEAKLRRYFSYLQLFVGAMLGIVLAGNLLVMYAFWELVGLASYLLIGFYAERPASSRAAQKAFLMNRVGDIGFLIGIFLTYYHYDTLDFEALAVIGGQAVLPTALGLCLFMGCVGKSAQFPLLSWLPDAMEGPTPVSALLHAATMVAAGIFLLARIHPLLSPDALVVVTVIGTITTVWGGYSALFQTDIKKVLAFSTVSQLGLMVAAMGTDNVSGAMFHLLTHAFFKAGLFLSAGAVIHAVHTQNMHQMGGLRKVLPTTFVAYMICAAALSGLPFFSGFLSKEAILGGAFSWAGAQNSGLAYSIPVLLLLSSGLTALYMARQCRLIFFGNYRNEEVPVRQAHEPDWLMRGPVMLLAGLSVWVWFSVNPLSGHGGWFFRLLPAFEEAGFWWLAPVSTGLVLLGGWLGFQMREPRAIHSYVRLSIDYGFLDLFYKRLVIKPTLRLAALLNRTDHRVVDGIVNGAGIGTVVVAHITSGFDRLGVDGVVNGAAWLAGQLGQLTRSIQNGRVQSYITAAVVGLLILLWWLL; encoded by the coding sequence ATGCTCGCCGATGCCCCCCAATTGCTTACTGTACTGATGGCTTCTGTGCTGGGGCTCCCTTTTGCCGGGTTCCTGATACTGACAGGGGCTACTCGCCGAACAGCCGGTTCTATAGCCATTTTACTAACTGGTGTAGGTTTAGCCTTATCGGTATTTCTGGCTATAGCCTTTCCCGAACAGCCGATAGTGGTGCAGGCCGTCTGGGCAACGCTGTCGGGCGCATCGTTTGGTTTTAGTTTACGACTCGATGCCCTTGCCGCGTTGATGCTCGTGCTGGTGCATTTTGTGGCGCTGCTCGTGCAGATATATTCTCTTTCTTACCTGCACGACGAGGCTAAACTGCGTCGTTATTTTTCCTATCTGCAACTATTTGTCGGGGCTATGCTTGGCATTGTTCTGGCCGGTAATCTGCTGGTAATGTATGCCTTTTGGGAGTTAGTGGGTTTGGCATCCTACCTGCTTATTGGTTTTTATGCCGAACGCCCTGCTTCATCCAGAGCGGCTCAAAAAGCGTTTCTGATGAACCGGGTTGGCGATATTGGCTTTCTCATCGGTATTTTTCTAACCTATTATCATTACGATACGCTTGACTTCGAGGCCCTTGCGGTTATTGGTGGTCAGGCAGTATTGCCAACGGCATTGGGTTTATGCCTGTTTATGGGCTGCGTTGGCAAATCGGCGCAGTTCCCCCTGTTAAGCTGGCTCCCTGATGCAATGGAAGGGCCTACGCCCGTTTCGGCGTTGCTTCATGCCGCAACAATGGTGGCTGCCGGTATTTTTCTGCTGGCTCGAATTCATCCGCTTCTCTCGCCCGACGCCTTGGTGGTGGTTACGGTGATTGGCACCATCACGACTGTGTGGGGTGGTTATTCGGCACTTTTTCAAACCGATATTAAAAAAGTGCTTGCCTTTTCAACCGTTTCACAACTTGGCTTGATGGTGGCGGCTATGGGGACGGATAATGTGAGCGGGGCAATGTTTCATTTACTGACCCACGCCTTTTTTAAAGCTGGTTTATTTTTGAGTGCAGGCGCGGTTATCCATGCCGTTCATACCCAGAATATGCATCAGATGGGAGGCTTGCGAAAAGTGTTGCCAACAACGTTTGTTGCCTATATGATCTGTGCGGCTGCCTTATCGGGATTGCCATTCTTTTCCGGGTTCTTATCGAAAGAAGCTATTCTGGGCGGTGCTTTCAGTTGGGCGGGGGCGCAAAACAGTGGTCTGGCTTATTCTATTCCTGTGTTACTTTTGTTGTCATCTGGCCTGACAGCTTTATATATGGCCCGGCAATGTCGGCTGATTTTCTTTGGCAACTACCGTAACGAAGAGGTGCCGGTAAGACAAGCGCATGAACCCGATTGGCTCATGCGCGGGCCGGTAATGCTGCTGGCCGGGTTGTCGGTTTGGGTTTGGTTCTCCGTCAATCCGCTTTCGGGGCATGGCGGTTGGTTCTTTCGGCTGTTACCCGCATTTGAAGAAGCTGGTTTCTGGTGGCTGGCTCCGGTATCAACTGGACTTGTTTTACTGGGCGGCTGGCTGGGCTTTCAAATGCGGGAGCCAAGAGCTATTCACAGCTATGTCCGACTTTCGATTGACTACGGATTTTTAGATTTATTTTACAAAAGGTTAGTGATTAAACCAACACTGCGACTGGCTGCGTTACTAAACCGAACCGACCATCGTGTGGTCGATGGAATCGTTAACGGCGCGGGCATAGGTACAGTTGTCGTAGCGCACATTACGAGTGGGTTTGACCGGCTGGGTGTCGATGGAGTCGTGAATGGGGCCGCTTGGCTGGCTGGGCAGTTGGGTCAGCTAACACGCTCTATCCAAAACGGCCGGGTGCAGTCGTACATCACGGCGGCTGTGGTTGGTTTGTTGATACTACTTTGGTGGTTGCTTTAA
- a CDS encoding putative LPS assembly protein LptD: protein MANIIFLINLKKAYFILRPSRIRPTWIKALGSFVWLLWAFSALGQSNPTPQQPAKGGLPPATVPAQRVPDSKSILASDSTPPPASTQKPAGRVVVGPSSGTVTMPNSQTSPAGASQESELEQNLNRNYSTPNRLGTGTSRQIKPLPTPVAPSTPATFPAVRSRQTNQVIAVVDSTPVSPVKLPQLVLLQPKPIQLAQLSGNLPVDFVEPQQNVPLQSGIAAELRPKKTNPVARLLTNLFHRNKSKEAASTAATTSPRSQTSVAARSKPAKLDPSKPGLVSPNEVRPQGTTGPAQQTAISADSSLVALSDSSQKDSVQSADAFKTTVKYQAKDSTFYSADGRTVELFGDASVVYGDISLKADYIRLNYLTNEVYAKGRYDSTAKKLIGRPIFQDGEGKYDAKEIRYNFKSRKGRIQGVITQQGEGNIRGQTVKKDDEDNLYIGKAIYTTCNLATPHFHINASKLKVIHNTQVVAGPFNLVINQIPLPIGLPFGFFPFPKRKEIGVSGIIVPQYGEEPNGRGFYLRDGGYYWAVNENLGLQFKGQIYSRGSWGLGLSSAYNKRYRYSGSLNLQFNRNRSGDRVDKTQTPRNDFSFNWAHSPVPRGRGSFSANVNVSSNSYNQFNSYSTQSYISNVAGSSVQYSRTFGQYVRAGANVRVNQQFGQVNQITGVRENGKTDVSTNFNFGVNQISPFALKGGTGRWYESFRVGLDVSGSLGVNNTIKTQVDTTGLGFPILTQITTVNALQRYNDSLRRATNLRLGIVEPDPTLIAFSAANAARIWQNRVLQAQYSIPISLPNVKLFRYINLTPGFSLQGNIFTKKLKYTYLADQNAVKIDTAKGFFPSYNFSVNASMNTRFYGTYFIRGKRIEAIRHTVAPSISFSYVPDFTNPSFGQFQVLPAEGALANLPLYRRTLSVFRGLGGTSGSASSTQSAFISFGIVNQLEMKVRTRSDSSGQEFKKIPIFDNLSINGSYNLLAPDYKLSPIAVSANTQIFKNISFNFSSTFDPYAERPYGGTAQYYFPTTYSVLTPLSYSPSLLALNAQAPYINQQYTRVPNLYAFQAGQGLLRMTNLQAYVSARFAPKQADKKKSSPNANDATMKAINSNPELYVDFNVPWSMNVSYTFGLTRLTPEQSQVIQALTLTGDLSLTPKWKVTISTGYDFQFRSPTLTTIGVNRDLHCWDMAFNWTPYSGNNFRSGNYSFDLRARSSILQELKLSRRRSFYDRGGF from the coding sequence TTGGCAAATATAATTTTTTTAATAAACCTGAAAAAAGCATACTTTATTTTGCGGCCCTCCCGGATACGACCAACATGGATAAAGGCTTTAGGCTCCTTTGTCTGGCTACTCTGGGCGTTTAGCGCGTTAGGGCAAAGCAATCCAACGCCCCAACAGCCCGCCAAAGGCGGCTTACCACCTGCTACCGTTCCGGCACAGCGGGTGCCGGACTCTAAATCTATACTAGCCAGCGACAGCACGCCACCACCCGCATCCACCCAAAAGCCGGCCGGCAGAGTCGTTGTTGGGCCATCGTCGGGCACGGTCACGATGCCCAATTCGCAAACAAGTCCAGCTGGTGCAAGTCAGGAAAGCGAATTAGAGCAGAACCTTAACAGAAACTACTCAACCCCCAATAGGCTTGGCACGGGTACCTCAAGGCAAATTAAGCCGCTCCCTACCCCGGTAGCACCCTCCACGCCGGCTACTTTCCCCGCAGTTCGTTCACGTCAGACGAATCAGGTCATTGCCGTGGTCGACTCTACACCCGTCAGTCCTGTTAAGTTGCCGCAGCTGGTCTTGTTACAACCGAAACCCATTCAGTTAGCGCAACTGTCTGGCAATTTACCCGTTGACTTTGTTGAGCCTCAACAAAACGTGCCTTTACAGAGCGGCATTGCTGCCGAATTGAGGCCCAAAAAGACAAATCCAGTTGCCAGATTACTAACGAACCTTTTTCATCGAAATAAGTCTAAAGAAGCAGCATCGACTGCTGCCACAACATCACCCCGCTCACAAACAAGTGTAGCTGCGCGGTCGAAGCCAGCCAAACTGGATCCATCCAAGCCGGGACTTGTGTCGCCGAACGAAGTTCGTCCGCAGGGAACCACCGGCCCAGCCCAACAAACGGCCATTAGCGCCGATTCTTCCTTGGTTGCGCTGAGTGACTCATCCCAAAAAGACTCGGTGCAAAGTGCCGATGCTTTTAAGACTACGGTCAAATACCAAGCCAAAGATTCAACATTCTACTCAGCCGATGGACGAACTGTTGAATTATTTGGCGATGCCAGCGTTGTTTACGGCGACATTTCGCTCAAAGCTGATTATATCCGGCTTAATTACCTTACCAATGAGGTGTATGCCAAAGGCCGTTATGATTCGACTGCCAAGAAACTGATTGGCAGACCCATATTTCAGGATGGGGAAGGTAAATACGACGCGAAAGAGATTCGCTATAATTTCAAATCCCGAAAAGGCCGGATTCAGGGGGTTATTACCCAGCAGGGTGAGGGCAATATTCGCGGGCAAACAGTCAAGAAAGACGATGAAGATAACCTTTACATCGGCAAGGCAATTTACACGACCTGTAATCTGGCAACTCCCCACTTTCACATCAATGCGAGTAAATTAAAGGTTATCCATAACACACAAGTGGTGGCCGGGCCTTTTAATCTGGTCATTAATCAGATTCCGTTGCCTATCGGTTTACCATTCGGTTTTTTCCCGTTTCCGAAACGGAAAGAGATTGGCGTATCCGGCATTATCGTCCCGCAATATGGCGAAGAACCCAACGGGCGTGGGTTTTACCTGCGCGATGGTGGCTATTACTGGGCCGTTAACGAGAATCTGGGTCTGCAATTTAAAGGGCAGATTTATTCAAGGGGTAGTTGGGGACTGGGCCTGTCTTCGGCCTATAACAAACGGTATCGCTACAGCGGTAGTTTGAATCTGCAATTCAACCGGAACCGCTCCGGCGACCGGGTCGATAAAACCCAAACACCGCGTAATGACTTTTCCTTTAACTGGGCGCACTCACCGGTGCCGCGAGGGAGAGGTAGTTTTTCGGCAAACGTAAACGTTAGCAGTAACAGCTATAACCAGTTTAACTCATACAGCACGCAGTCCTATATTTCCAACGTGGCGGGTTCATCGGTGCAATACAGCCGCACTTTTGGGCAGTATGTGCGGGCGGGCGCCAACGTGCGGGTAAACCAGCAATTTGGGCAGGTGAACCAGATAACGGGCGTTCGCGAAAATGGGAAAACTGACGTATCGACAAACTTCAACTTTGGTGTGAACCAGATTTCACCGTTCGCGCTCAAAGGTGGAACGGGTCGCTGGTACGAAAGTTTCCGGGTAGGTTTGGATGTGAGTGGGTCGCTGGGTGTCAACAATACCATTAAAACCCAGGTCGATACAACGGGGCTGGGCTTCCCTATCCTCACCCAGATAACGACTGTTAATGCGCTGCAACGCTATAATGACAGCCTTCGGCGGGCCACTAATCTGCGGTTGGGTATCGTTGAACCAGACCCTACCCTAATTGCTTTCAGTGCTGCCAATGCAGCCCGAATATGGCAGAATCGGGTCCTGCAGGCGCAATATAGCATCCCTATTTCGCTGCCTAACGTGAAGCTGTTCCGTTACATTAACCTGACCCCCGGCTTTTCGCTACAAGGAAATATTTTTACTAAAAAATTAAAATACACCTACCTGGCCGACCAGAACGCAGTAAAAATTGATACGGCCAAAGGCTTCTTCCCGTCGTACAACTTCTCGGTCAACGCCAGTATGAATACTCGTTTTTACGGTACGTACTTCATCCGGGGAAAACGAATTGAGGCCATCCGGCACACGGTTGCGCCATCTATTTCATTCAGTTACGTACCTGATTTTACAAATCCTTCGTTTGGTCAGTTCCAGGTTTTGCCTGCTGAGGGTGCCCTGGCCAACCTGCCCCTTTATCGTCGTACCCTATCGGTGTTTCGCGGATTGGGCGGCACATCGGGGAGCGCATCGAGCACCCAATCGGCATTTATCTCATTCGGGATTGTAAACCAGTTGGAAATGAAAGTCCGTACCCGCAGCGATTCGTCGGGTCAGGAGTTCAAGAAGATCCCTATTTTCGATAACCTGAGTATTAACGGCAGTTATAATTTGCTGGCACCGGACTACAAACTATCGCCCATTGCGGTGAGTGCCAACACGCAGATTTTCAAGAATATAAGTTTCAATTTCTCGTCTACTTTCGACCCTTATGCCGAACGGCCTTATGGCGGAACAGCACAATACTACTTCCCTACAACCTATTCTGTTCTAACGCCATTGTCTTACTCGCCTTCTCTACTGGCCTTAAACGCGCAGGCGCCTTATATTAATCAACAATACACGCGGGTACCTAATTTATATGCGTTTCAGGCAGGACAGGGTTTATTGCGTATGACCAATTTGCAGGCCTACGTGAGTGCCCGTTTTGCGCCAAAGCAGGCCGACAAAAAGAAGTCAAGCCCGAACGCAAACGATGCGACCATGAAAGCCATCAACAGCAACCCCGAGTTGTACGTGGATTTCAATGTCCCCTGGTCTATGAATGTGAGTTACACATTTGGCCTGACAAGACTGACGCCGGAACAATCGCAGGTTATTCAGGCGCTTACATTAACCGGCGATTTGAGCTTAACGCCCAAGTGGAAAGTTACGATCAGTACAGGTTATGATTTCCAGTTCCGCAGCCCAACACTCACGACCATCGGTGTCAATCGCGATCTGCACTGCTGGGATATGGCTTTCAACTGGACGCCTTATTCGGGTAACAACTTCCGGTCGGGAAACTACTCGTTCGATTTACGGGCGCGGTCGTCTATTCTACAGGAACTTAAACTTAGTCGGCGTCGGAGCTTCTACGACAGAGGTGGATTCTAA
- the gldG gene encoding gliding motility-associated ABC transporter substrate-binding protein GldG, which produces MKSASLRTLFILAALIAVNVLSAFVFFRLDLTQEKRYTLSEATQTLLANLPDDIHVDVYLTGDLPPGFKRLENAVRETLDEFEARAGKTVTYRFIDPALITNPEEKNKFIDKLQLKGLLPTNLVANEGGKRTEKLVFPGVVVSYQGKETAVLLLKGNQTASKEEQLNQSYEGVEFQLASAIRKLTQTENNRRRVGLLYDHTQVPPSRFADLLASVQQNYDLFFIDMTKPGPIVGLDVMLVPKPDKPFSEEAIFKIDQYVVNGGRALFFVDGQRVDSVNNEGTYAQPISLNLDDLFFRWGVRLNRDVVKDFYCAPIPLNVGNLGDKPNIQLVPWRFYPLINNFGSSGNPIVRNLDAVLARFTSTLDTVRAPGILKTPLLLTSAYTKVLKAPALISYNEARQQPDPKTYNEGVKIIGCLLEGRFQSLFANRILPGDPRAAGFKAEGVASRVLICSDGDLIVNDVDYKRNTPYPLGFDRFTRNTFANKDFALNAIDYLVDPNGVIAARSRTVTLRPLDKIKVDANRTGWQLLNLLGPLALVGIVGFVWQVVRRRRYGK; this is translated from the coding sequence ATGAAATCCGCATCCCTGCGCACCCTGTTTATTCTTGCTGCATTAATTGCCGTCAATGTGCTGTCGGCCTTTGTGTTTTTTCGGCTCGATTTAACGCAGGAGAAACGCTACACCCTTTCTGAGGCCACGCAAACCCTGCTGGCCAACTTACCCGACGATATCCACGTTGATGTTTACCTCACGGGCGATCTGCCGCCGGGTTTTAAACGGCTCGAAAATGCCGTTCGTGAAACACTGGATGAGTTTGAGGCTCGGGCCGGAAAAACCGTTACCTATCGGTTCATTGACCCTGCCCTAATTACGAACCCCGAGGAGAAGAACAAGTTTATTGATAAGCTGCAACTAAAGGGCTTACTACCAACTAATCTGGTGGCCAATGAAGGTGGCAAACGTACTGAGAAGCTAGTTTTTCCGGGTGTTGTGGTTTCGTATCAGGGAAAAGAAACGGCCGTTCTCTTACTAAAAGGAAATCAGACTGCGTCAAAAGAAGAACAGCTCAATCAATCCTATGAAGGCGTCGAATTTCAATTGGCTTCGGCCATTCGGAAGCTGACACAGACGGAAAATAATCGCCGACGCGTTGGTTTGCTCTACGACCATACACAGGTGCCCCCATCGCGCTTTGCCGATTTGCTAGCCTCTGTGCAGCAAAACTATGATCTGTTTTTTATCGATATGACCAAGCCCGGCCCCATTGTCGGTCTTGATGTTATGCTGGTGCCTAAACCCGACAAACCGTTTTCGGAAGAAGCGATTTTTAAAATCGATCAGTATGTCGTCAACGGTGGACGGGCTTTGTTTTTTGTGGATGGCCAGCGCGTAGACAGCGTCAATAACGAAGGCACCTACGCCCAACCTATCAGCCTTAACCTCGACGATTTATTTTTCCGTTGGGGCGTTCGGCTCAACCGCGATGTGGTAAAAGATTTTTACTGCGCCCCGATTCCGCTCAATGTGGGTAATCTGGGCGACAAACCGAATATTCAGCTTGTTCCGTGGCGATTCTATCCGCTGATCAATAATTTCGGTTCGTCAGGGAATCCTATCGTGCGTAATCTTGATGCCGTTCTGGCCCGGTTTACCAGCACACTCGACACCGTACGAGCACCGGGCATTCTGAAAACGCCCTTACTCTTAACGTCTGCTTACACCAAGGTGCTAAAGGCTCCGGCGTTGATTTCCTACAACGAAGCGCGTCAGCAACCCGACCCGAAAACATATAACGAAGGTGTCAAAATTATTGGTTGCCTGCTCGAAGGGCGATTCCAATCGTTATTTGCCAACCGGATTTTGCCGGGCGACCCGCGTGCGGCTGGGTTTAAGGCTGAGGGTGTGGCGTCGCGCGTATTGATTTGTTCGGATGGCGATCTGATCGTCAATGATGTCGACTATAAACGCAATACGCCTTATCCGCTGGGTTTCGACCGGTTTACACGCAATACGTTTGCCAATAAAGACTTCGCGCTCAACGCTATTGATTACCTGGTTGACCCGAACGGAGTTATTGCCGCCCGCTCCCGTACCGTAACGCTCCGCCCGTTAGACAAAATTAAGGTTGATGCAAACCGCACTGGCTGGCAACTACTTAATCTGCTTGGCCCGCTGGCATTGGTGGGCATAGTGGGCTTTGTGTGGCAGGTAGTTCGGCGCCGGAGATACGGAAAGTAG
- a CDS encoding complex I subunit 4 family protein: MILSLLIFIPLVGSLVVALLPESLSPQFRRIALAVTLAEVVLAGMAYAGFDKTIGGYQLLEQANWITLPLGKLGIASIDYLLGVDGISLPLVVLSAVVMLVGVVSSWSMTHRQKGYYSLYLLLTGTIMGCFLALDFFLFFLFFEFMLLPMYFLIGLWGGPRREYASIKFFLYTLLGSLLILLVMIGLYLSVMDPVSTAVAAGIVADPSAVTDEIVRTLQAYLQSGQLNSAQVVHTFDMRYLADGGNYLPNTFLNPAAEPIILGLPARMLAFWAIFIGFAIKLPIVPLHTWLPDAHVEAPTPVSVVLAGVLLKIGGYGFLRIACNFFPDGAAEYASTLAGLGVLSIVYGGLNALAQTDLKKMIAYSSVSHMGFVLLGVASLTAEGINGAVYQMVSHGVLSAMLFLIVGVVYDRTHDRRIDSYRGLMQAMPTYTTLTAIAFFGSLGLPGFSGFVGELFTLMGSFQSEWIPGWLTAVATTGILLAAAYFLWTLQRMFFGSLWVRPFDTKAGLASSLTDLTAREKLMLIPLGALALALGLFPNLVFDLTNATVTQWLVKFSVE; encoded by the coding sequence ATGATTCTTTCGTTACTCATTTTTATTCCTCTGGTCGGCTCGCTTGTTGTGGCGTTGTTGCCGGAGAGTCTTAGTCCACAGTTTCGGCGTATCGCCCTGGCTGTAACGCTTGCCGAAGTGGTGCTGGCGGGTATGGCTTATGCTGGATTTGATAAAACCATTGGGGGGTATCAATTGCTCGAACAAGCGAACTGGATCACCCTGCCCCTTGGTAAACTGGGTATTGCGTCCATTGATTACCTGCTGGGTGTCGATGGCATCAGCCTGCCGTTAGTTGTCTTGTCGGCGGTAGTGATGCTGGTAGGTGTCGTCTCCTCATGGTCGATGACACATCGGCAGAAGGGCTATTACTCGCTCTACCTGTTGCTAACGGGCACAATTATGGGGTGTTTCCTCGCCCTTGACTTCTTCCTGTTTTTCCTGTTCTTTGAGTTTATGCTCCTGCCGATGTATTTCCTGATCGGTTTGTGGGGTGGGCCACGGCGGGAATATGCATCCATTAAGTTCTTTCTGTATACGCTCCTTGGCTCATTGTTGATTTTACTGGTAATGATTGGCCTGTATTTGTCTGTCATGGACCCCGTTAGTACAGCGGTGGCCGCTGGAATCGTGGCCGACCCTTCAGCCGTGACCGATGAGATTGTCCGAACATTACAGGCGTATCTGCAAAGTGGTCAATTAAACTCGGCGCAGGTTGTTCATACCTTCGATATGCGTTACCTCGCCGATGGCGGTAACTACCTGCCCAATACGTTCCTGAATCCGGCTGCTGAGCCAATCATTCTGGGCCTCCCGGCGCGGATGCTGGCGTTTTGGGCCATCTTTATCGGGTTTGCTATCAAACTGCCCATCGTGCCGCTGCACACCTGGCTACCCGATGCACACGTCGAAGCACCTACGCCGGTATCGGTTGTGTTGGCGGGTGTATTGCTAAAAATAGGGGGCTACGGGTTTCTGCGAATTGCCTGTAATTTCTTCCCCGATGGCGCTGCGGAATATGCCTCAACCCTGGCCGGGCTGGGTGTATTATCCATCGTATATGGCGGTCTGAATGCGTTGGCGCAGACCGACCTCAAAAAGATGATCGCTTACTCGTCGGTGTCGCACATGGGGTTTGTATTGCTGGGCGTGGCGTCGTTAACCGCTGAAGGCATCAATGGAGCGGTCTATCAAATGGTGAGTCATGGCGTGCTGTCGGCTATGCTCTTCCTGATCGTGGGCGTCGTGTATGACCGTACCCACGATCGGCGAATTGACTCCTATCGCGGCCTGATGCAGGCAATGCCAACGTATACAACCCTAACCGCCATTGCCTTCTTTGGCTCATTGGGTTTACCGGGTTTCTCAGGATTTGTTGGGGAGTTATTTACGCTGATGGGTAGCTTCCAGTCCGAATGGATACCTGGCTGGCTCACGGCTGTTGCTACAACGGGCATTTTATTAGCGGCTGCTTATTTTCTCTGGACGCTCCAGCGCATGTTTTTTGGTTCGCTGTGGGTGCGTCCTTTTGATACGAAAGCGGGTCTGGCCAGCTCCCTCACCGATTTGACCGCTCGCGAAAAACTCATGCTCATTCCGCTGGGAGCCCTGGCGCTGGCTTTGGGTTTATTTCCCAACCTTGTTTTTGACCTTACGAATGCAACGGTAACGCAGTGGCTGGTGAAGTTTTCGGTAGAGTAA